The Pseudomonas sp. IB20 region CAGCACCCGATGATCAACGCGGCCGAACTCAAGTACATCGCTGAGAACGGTGCGATGGTCGACATGGATCAAGACAAGGCCAAGGGCCAGAAAATCGACGGCCCGAAGTGGGACTACATCCGCCAGTTGCTGACCAACCGCATGATGCTCGGCGTATACCTGGGCCAGTACTGCATCAACGGCATCACCTATTTCTTCCTCACCTGGTTCCCGGTGTACCTGGTGCAGGAGCGTGGTATGACGATTCTCAAGGCCGGCTTCATTGCTTCGCTGCCGGCGGTCTGCGGGTTTATCGGCGGGGTATTGGGTGGGTTGATTTCCGATTACCTGCTGCGCAAGGGCCATTCCCTGACGTTCGCGCGCAAGGCGCCGATCATTGGTGGGTTGCTGGTGTCGTCCAGCATCGTGGCGTGCAACTACGTGGATATCGAATGGATGGTGGTGGGCTTCATGGCCTTGGCCTTCTTCGGTAAAGGCGTTGGCGCACTCGGTTGGGCGGTGGTGTCTGACACCTCTCCGAAACAAATAGCCGGGCTCAGTGGCGGCCTGTTCAATATGTTTGGCAACCTGGCGTCGATCAGCACGCCGATCGTGATTGGCTACATCATCGCCACCACCGGCTCGTTCAAGTGGGCCTTGGTGTTCGTCGGCGCTAACGCGCTGCTGGCGGTATTCAGCTACCTGGTGATTGTCGGCCCGATCAAGCGTGTGGTGCTCAAAGAGCCGCCCAGCAAAGGGCCAGAGCTGACCCAACTTACCGAAGCGCATTCCTGAGGGGCGATGTAATGCAGTTGATTGAACATGCCGACTCACCGCGCTCGATCCGTTTGCACGCGCGCGACAACGTGGTGATCGTGGTCAACGACCAGGGCGTACCTGCGGGCACCGAGTTCCCGGACGGCCTGGTGACCGTGGATTTCATCCCACAGAGCCACAAGGTGACCCTGGAAGACATCCCCGAAGGCGGTCAGATTATTCGCTACGGCCAGACCATTGGTTACGCCCTGGCGCCGATTCCACGAGGTAGTTGGGTGCAGGAAGACCAACTGCGCATGCCCACCGCGCCACCGTTGGACAGCCTGCCGCTGTCCACCGAAGTGCCGCAAGCCCAGGCGCCGTTGGAAGGCTTCACGTTTGAGGGTTACCGCAACGCCGACGGCACCGTGGGCACGCGCAATATCCTGGGCATCACCACCACGGTGCAGTGCGTCACCGGCGTGCTGGACCATGCGGTCAAGCGCATCAAGGAGGAGTTGCTGCCCAAGTACCCGAACGTCGATGACGTGGTGGCGCTGACCCACAGCTACGGCTGCGGCGTGGCGATCACTGCGACGGATGCGTATATCCCGATCCGCACCGTGCGCAACCTGGCGCGCAACCCGAACCTGGGCGGCGAAGCGCTGGTGATCAGCTTGGGCTGCGAGAAACTGCAGGCCGGGCAGGTGATGCACGACAACGACAGCTCCGTCGACCTGAGCGAGCCGTGGCTGTATCGGCTGCAGGATTCCAGCCATGGGTTTACCGAGATGATCGAGCAGATCATGGCGCTGGCCGAGGTGCGCTTGAAGAAACTCGACCAGCGCCGCCGCGAAACCGTGCCAGCGTCGGAGTTGATCCTGGGCATGCAGTGCGGTGGCAGTGATGCGTTTTCCGGCATCACCGCCAACCCCGCGCTGGGCTACGCCTCGGACCTGCTGCTGCGGGCTGGGGCTACGGTAATGTTTTCCGAAGTCACTGAAGTGCGTGATGCGATTTACCTGCTGACGTCGCGCGCTGAAAGCAAAGAAGTTGCCCTAGCCCTTGTAAGAGAAATGGACTGGTACGACCGTTACCTGGCCAAAGGCGAGGCGGATCGCAGCGCCAACACCACGCCGGGTAACAAGAAGGGCGGGTTGTCGAATATTGTCGAGAAGTCTCTGGGCTCCATCGTCAAATCCGGCAGCAGCGCGATCAATGGCGTGCTCGGCCCGGGCGAGCGTTTCAAGCGCAAAGGCCTGATCTTTTGCGCCACGCCGGCCAGTGACTTTGTGTGCGGCACCTTGCAATTGGCGGCTGGGATGAACCTGCATGTGTTCACCACCGGGCGTGGCACGCCGTACGGGCTGGCGATGGCGCCGGTGGTGAAGGTTTCCACGCGTACGGAATTGGCGCAGCGCTGGCCGGACCTGATCGATATCGACGCCGGACGCATCGCCACCGGGCGTGCGAGCATTGAGGCATTGGGCTGGGAGTTGTTCCACTTCTACCTGGATGTGGCCAGCGGCAAGAAGCAGACGTGGGCGGAGCAGCATAAGCTGCATAACGACATCACCTTGTTCAACCCGGCGCCCATTACCTGAGACCTACCCGGACGTTGTGGGAGCAGGCAAGCCAGCTCCCACATTGATCGGTGTTGCCCGACACCGGCGTGTGGGAGCAGGCAAGCCAGCTCCCACATTTGATCGGTGTTGCCCGGACGAACCGGGCCGCATGGCTTATCATTAGCCACCTGACGACACCCACCAAGGTTCTCCCCGGCATGCTGGCTATCTTCCTCACCACCCTCACCATCACCGCGCCGGTGTTTGCCATGCTGTTCCTCGGTGTGCTGCTCAAGCGCATCAACTGGATCAACGACAACTTTATCCACACCGCGTCGTCACTGGTGTTTAACGTCACCATGCCAGCGCTGCTGTTTCTGGGCATTCTGCATGCCGACCTGCACTCGGCGCTCAAGCCGGGGCTGCTGATCTATTTCGCCGTTGCCACGTTGCTCAGCTTTGCCCTGGCCTGGGGTTGGGCGCTCTATCGTTGCCCGCGTGAAGACCGCGGCATCTACACCCAGGGCGCGTTTCGCGGCAATAACGGCGTGATCGGCCTTGCGCTGGCGGCCAGCATGTACGGCGACTATGGCATTTCCCTCGGCGCGATCCTCGCCGCGCTGGTGATCCTGTTCTACAACACGCTGTCGACCATCGTGCTGGCGGTGTACAGCCCGGTGATCAAGTCCGACCCGTGGAGCATCTTCAAAAGTGTGGTGGCCAACCCGCTGATCATCAGCGTGATTGCCGCCGCGCCGTTCGCGATCTTCAAGATCGGCCTGCCGGGGTGGCTGGAGTCGTCTGGCCAGTACCTGGCGGACATGACCTTGCCGCTGGCGTTGATCTGCATCGGCGGCACTTTGTCGTTGGCGGCCTTGCGCAAAAGCGGGAGCATGGCGTTGAGTGCCAGCCTGGTGAAGATGATCGGCCTGCCGCTCTTCGCGACGCTGGGCGCATGGCTGCTGGGCTTTCGGGGGCCGGAACTGGGGATTTTGTTTCTGTATTTTGGCGCGCCGACGGCGGCAGCGAGTTTTGTCATGGCCCGGGCGGCCGAGGGTAATCATGAGCTGGCGGCGGCGATTATTGTGATTACTACCTTGATGGCGGCGGTGACCACCAATATCGGGATTTTTGTGTTGCAGGCGGGTGGTTGGATCTGAAGGTTGTGGTGGGGTTGAAGGCCAATCGCAGACAAGCCAGCTCCCACATTCGACCGCATGCTCATGCTGCAACTCGGTCAAGTGTGGGAGCTGGCTTGTCGGGTCGCCGCGCCGCTGCGATAGCTATCTAACAGTCACTGCTTATCTGCCTGATACGCCTCAATCACTTCCTGAGCCGCCCGAAACGCATCAATCGCCGCCGGCACGCCCGCGTACACCGCGCAATGCAGCAGCGCTTCGCGAATCTCCTCCACCGTACACCCATTGTTCAGCGCGCCACGCACGTGGCCCTTGAGTTCCTGCGGGCACTTGAGGGCGGTAAGGGCGGCGAGCGTGATCAGGCTGCGCGTCTTCAGCGGCAGGCCTTCGCGGTTCCACACGCTGCCCCATGCGTGGTCGTTGACGAAATCCTGCAGCGGCTGGGTGAACGCGGTGGCGTTGCCCAAGGCGCGGTCGACGAACACATCGCCCATGACCTGGCGGCGCATTTCAACCCCGGTTTTTTTCTGATCGGTCATTGCGGTTCCCTCTTGTGTTGGCGGCGCCAGGCTTGCAGCGAGGTGAACAACAGGAAGGCCACCAGCGCTGGCAGGACGTAATACAGCATCAATTGTTCAAGCTGGGTGGCCAGCGGCATGCCAAAGGTGAACGACACCACATGCAGCCCATACACCAGGTACAGGCCCAGGAACACCAGGCCTTCGGCACGGGTGACCCGGTAGCCGGTATAAAACACTGGCAGGCACAACACAATCACGCCGAGCATCACCGGCAGGTCGAAGTCGAGGGCGTTGGGTGACACCGACAGTGGCGAGGGGGCCACCAGCGCGGTAAACCCAAGTACTCCAAGCAGATTGAACAGGTTGCTGCCGATCACGTTGCCCACGGCAATCTCCCGCTCGCCGCGCAGCGCGGCAATCAGCGAGGTCGCCAGGCACGGCAGCGAAGTGCCGACACCGATCAGCGTCAGGCCGATGATGCGCTCCGACAGGCCCAGATCGCTGGCTACATCCACTGCCGCACCCAGCAGCAAATGCCCGGCCAGTACCAGGATCAACAGCCCGCCGAGCATCAGCAACGCGCTGCTCAGCCAGGGCGCCCTGGCCACCGTATCCAGCGTGCGTGGGCGGCGCGAATGGCGGGTCTGGTAGTGCAGCACGCCGAGGTAGGCAACCAAAGCAAGCAGCAGCAACAGGCCGTCGAACGGTGTCAGTGTTTCATTGGCCGCCAGGGTAAACACCAGCAAGCCGGCGAAAATCATTACGGGGATGTCCAGGCGCACCAGTTGCCGCGAGACCCGCAGCGGAATGATCAACGCAGCCAGGCCCAGGGTGACGAGGGTGTTGAAGATACTGCTGCCGATCACGCTGCCCACAGCGATATCGGTATTGCCGGCCAAGGTGGCTTGCAGGCTCACGGTCATTTGCGGCGCGCTACTGCCGAAGGCGACGATGCTCAAGCCGATAATCAACGGCCGCACCTTGAGGCTGGCTGCCAGGCGCACGGCGGCGCGCACCAGGATTTCGGCGCCGACGATCAGCAGCACCAGGCCGCTGATCAGTTCGATCAGGCTCCAGGGCGAGAGGGCAGTTAATGCGGAAATGGCCAAAGCTCCCTTGATTTAGTTGCTCATGGCTTGCACGCGAACCCGTGCAGTGCCGCTGCCCAGCATACCGAGTTGTTCGGCAGCCTTGCGTGAAACGTCGATCAGGCGCCCACGGGTATGCGGGCCGCGGTCGTTGATGCGCAGCACCACGGACCTGTTGTTGTCGAGGTTGGTCACCTTGACCTGAGTGCCGAAGGGCAGGCGCCGATGGGCGGCGGTCAGGGCGTTCTGGTTGAAGGGTTCACCACTGGCGGTTCTGTTGCCATGGTGCTTGGCGCCGTAATACGAGGCGGTGCCGGTTTCGTCGTAGCCGTTGGGGTCGATGAGGCCGCTGGCGCAACCGGCCAACAGAGAGAACAGGGCCAGGAGGCCGAGTAGACGCTTCATTTTCAGCAAATCCCCAATTAAATGTGGGAGCTGGCTTGCCTGCGATACAGGCACCTCGGTATTTCAGTTGCACCGAGGCGATGCTATCGCAGGCAAGCCAGCTCCCACACAAGCCCACTCCCACAAGGGGTCCGAGTTGGGCATGAAAGCCCACCCGGACCATTTCACCGCGATCAGCCTTCGAGCTTGCTTTTCAGCAGTTCGTTCACTTGTTGCGGGTTGGCCTTGCCTTTGGAGGCTTTCATCGCCTGGCCGACAAAGAAGCCGAACATCTTGCCGCGCTTGGCTTCGTCTGCCGCACGGTATTGCTCGACCTGTTCGGCGTTGGCCGCCAGCATCTCATCGAGTACGGCCGAAATCGCGCCGCTGTCGGTGACTTGCTTGAGGCCGCGCTTCTCGATGATTTCGTCCGCACTGCCTTCGCCGCTGGCCATCGCTTCAAACACGGTCTTGGCGATTTTGCCGGAGATGGTGTTGTCCTTGATGCGCAGCAGCATGCCGCCCAGTTGCTCGGCGGTAACAGGCGCATCGTCGATTTCCAGGCCCTGTTTGTTCAACAGGCTGCCCAGCTCAACCATCACCCAGTTGGCCGCCAGTTTGGCGTCGCCGGCGATGCTCACGACTTTTTCGAAGTAGTTGGCTTGCTCACGGCTGGACGCCAACACGCTGGCATCGTAGACCGACAAGCCGAACTGCGCCTGGAAGCGCTCGCGTTTCTGCTGCGGCAATTCCGGCAGGGTGGCGCGGATGTCATTGAGGAACGAGTCCTCAAGCACCACCGGCAACAGGTCCGGGTCGGGGAAGTAACGGTAGTCGTTGGCTTCCTCTTTGCTGCGCATGGCGCGGGTTTCGTCTTTGTTCGGATCGTAAAGGCGCGTTTGCTGGATCACCCTGCCGCCGTCTTCGATCAGCTCGATCTGGCGACGCACTTCGCTGTTGATCGCCTTTTCGATGAAGCGGAACGAGTTGACGTTCTTGATCTCGCAGCGGGTGCCGAACTCGACCTGGCCTTTTGGCCGGATCGACACGTTGCAGTCGCAACGCAGCGAGCCTTCGGCCATGTTGCCATCGCAGATGCCCAGGTAGCGCACCAGCGCGTGGATCGTCTTGACGTAGGCCACGGCTTCCTTGGCGCTGCGCATGTCCGGCTCGGACACGATTTCCAGCAACGGTGTGCCGGCGCGGTTCAGGTCGATACCGGTGGCACCTGGGAATTCTTCGTGCAGGCTCTTGCCGGCGTCTTCTTCCAAGTGCGCGCGGGTCACGCCGACACGTTTGATGGTGCCGTCTTCCAGCGGTATGTCCAGGTAGCCCTTGCCGACGATCGGCAGCTCCATCTGGCTGATCTGGTAGCCCTTGGGCAGGTCCGGGTAGAAGTAGTTCTTGCGCGCGAACACGTTGTGCTGGCCGATCTCGGCGTCAATCGCCAGGCCGAACATCACCGCCATGCGCACCGCTTCCTGGTTCAGCACCGGCAATACGCCGGGCATGCCCAGGTCAACCAGGCTGGCCTGGGTGTTGGGTTCTGCACCGAACGTGGTGGCGCTACCGGAGAAAATCTTCGATTGGGTGGCGAGCTGGGTATGAATCTCCAGCCCGATCACAACTTCCCATTGCATAGTGTTCTCCTCAGAAGCCGGTAGGGGTGCGAGTGTGCCAGTCGGTGTTCAACTGGTACTGGTGCGCCACATTGAGCAGGCGGCCTTCCTGGAAATACGGGGCGAGCAATTGCACGCCGACCGGCAGGCCATCGACGAAGCCGGCGGGCATGGACAAGCCCGGCAAGCCCGCGAGGTTGGCGGTAATGGTGTACAGGTCTTCCAGGTACTCGGCGATCGGGTCGCCGGTCTTGGCGCCGATCTTCCAGGCCGGGTTTGGCGTGGTTGGGCCGAGGATCACATCGACTTCTTCAAAGGCCGCCATGAAGTCGTTCTTGATCAGGCGACGGATTTTTTGCGCCTTGAGGTAGTACGCGTCGTAGTAGCCGGCCGACAGGGCGTAGGCACCGACCATGATCCGGCGTTGTACTTCGCTGCCGAAGCCTTCGCCACGCGAGCGTTTGTACAGGTCGGTGAGGTCTTTCGGGTTTTCGCAGCGATAGCCGAAACGTACGCCGTCGAAACGCGACAGGTTCGAGGAGGCTTCAGCCGGGGCGATCACGTAGTACGCAGGAATCGCGTGCTGGTTGTTCGGCAGGCTGATTTCCTTGATCACGGCGCCGAGCTTTTCCAGTTCCTTGACGCTGTTGTGGACCAGCTCGGCGATACGCGGGTCGAGGCCGGCGCTGAAATACTCTTTCGGCACGCCGATGCGCAGGCCTTTGATCGACGTATTCAGGCTGGCGCTGTAGTCCGGCACGGGCTCATCGATGCTGGTGGAGTCCTGTTTATCGAACCCTGCCATACCTTGTAACAATATTGCGCAGTCTTCGGCAGTGCGTGCCAATGGGCCGCCCTGATCGAGGCTGGAGGCGTAGGCGATCATGCCCCAACGGGAAACGCGACCGTAGGTCGGCTTCAAGCCAGTGAGGTTGGTGAACGCGGCGGGCTGACGGATCGAGCCACCGGTGTCGGTCGCGGTAGCCGCCGGCAGGAAGCGCGCGGCAACGGCCGCCGCCGAACCACCCGACGAGCCGCCTGGCACGTGTTTCAAGTTCCACGGGTTTTTCACCGCGCCGTAGTAGCTCGACTCGTTGGCCGAACCCATGGCGAACTCGTCCATGTTGGTCTTGCCCAGGGTCACGGCCCCGGCGGCAGCCAGCTTGGACACCACGGTGGCGTCGTAGGGCGCTTTAAAGTTGTCGAGCATCTTCGAGCCGCAGCTGGTGCGAATGCCCTGGGTGCAGAACAGGTCTTTGTGGGCGATCGGTGCGCCCAGCAGCGCGCCATTCTCACCATCGGCGCGACGCACGTCGGCGGCCTTGGCCTGGCTCAGGGCCAGTTCTTCGGTGAGGCTGATGAAGCTGTTGACCTTGGGATCGTGCTCGGCGATGCGCGCAAGCAGGGTCTTGGTCAGCTCTTCGGAAGAAAACTTTTTGTCGGCGAGACCGCGGGCGATCTCGGCCAGAGTCATGTGATGCATTGCAGGCTCTTTCCCTTTAGTCGATGACTTTCGGAACCAGGTACAGGCCGTTTTCGACCGCTGGCGCGATGGACTGGTAGGCCTCGCGATTATTACGCTCGGTCACAACGTCTGCGCGCAGGCGCTGGCTGGCTTCCAGTGGGTGAGCCAGGGGCTCGATGCCGTCGGTATTGACGGCCTGCATTTGGTCGACCAGCCCGAGAATGCTGTTCAGGGCTGCGGTGGTCTGTGGAAGATCGGCTTCAACCAGGTCCAAGTGGGCCAGGTGAGCGATTTTTTCCACGTCGGAGCGTTCAAGCGCCATGGGATTCTCCAGTGGAAAACAGAACGGAGGGCGTCCGTGTGTTAGATTGTCGGAACACTACCGCATTTCTACGGTCATAAGGCCGCGATTGTGGGGGTTGGTGCACAGAAAGTCGGCCAATTTAGCACATTGGCGCCTTGCCCAAAATCCCTGTCGTTGTTAGAGTTTGCCGCACTTTTTTACCCACGCGTTGCCTAGGGTCCTTTCCCCATGTTCAAGAAACTGCGTGGCATGTTTTCCAGCGATCTTTCCATTGACCTGGGCACTGCCAACACCCTTATTTACGTGCGCGAGCGCGGTATCGTTCTGAATGAGCCATCGGTTGTGGCCATTCGGACCCATGGTAATCAGAAAAGTGTCGTTGCCGTTGGCACCGAGGCCAAGCGTATGCTCGGCCGAACACCAGGCAATATTGCTGCCATTCGTCCGATGAAAGATGGCGTGATCGCCGACTTCAGTGTCTGCGAGAAGATGCTGCAGTACTTCATCAATAAGGTTCACGAAAACAGCTTTCTGCAGCCCAGCCCTCGTGTGCTGATCTGCGTTCCGTGCAAGTCCACCCAGGTTGAGCGTCGTGCCATCCGTGAATCGGCCCTTGGCGCCGGTGCCCGTGAAGTGTTCCTGATCGAAGAACCAATGGCTGCTGCGATCGGTGCTGGCCTGCCGGTTGAAGAAGCGCGCGGTTCGATGGTGGTGGATATCGGTGGTGGTACCACTGAAATCGCCCTGATCTCCCTGAACGGTGTGGTGTATGCCGAATCCGTGCGTGTAGGCGGCGACCGCTTCGACGAAGCGATCATCACTTATGTACGTCGTAACTACGGCAGCCTGATCGGCGAATCCACCGCCGAGCGCATCAAGCAGGAAATCGGCACCGCTTACCCGGGCGGCGAAGTTCGCGAAGTTGATGTTCGCGGTCGCAACCTGGCCGAAGGCGTTCCACGTGCTTTCACCCTGAACTCCAATGAAGTGCTGGAAGCTCTGCAAGAGTCCCTGGCCACCATCGTTCAGGCCGTGAAGAGCGCACTGGAGCAATCGCCTCCGGAACTGGCTTCCGATATCGCCGAGCGTGGCCTGGTGCTGACCGGTGGTGGCGCCTTGCTGCGCGACCTCGACAAGCTGCTGGCCCAGGAAACCGGTCTGCCGGTGATCGTCGCCGAAGACCCGCTGACCTGCGTCGCCCGTGGCGGTGGCCGTGCACTGGAAATGATGGATAAACACACCATGGACCTGCTCTCCAGCGAATAAGATCGCTTGGATGGTTCATGCTTCGCCCGCAGGCAGCACTTTGCAGTGTTGCCTGTTGGCGTTTATCTTCTTCAATCTGCATCCAGGCCGGTTTGATGCCGTATGAATAAAGAGAACATTTGCCTGGGAGGAGCGGATTATTAAACCGCTTTTCGCCAAAGGCCCCTCATTGGGCGTGCGCTTATTGGTGCTGGTCGTGCTTTCGGTCGCGCTGATGGTGGTCGATGCCCGCTTTGCACTGCTCAAGCCCGTGCGCAGCCAGATGTCGCTGGTGTTGATGCAGACTTACTGGATCACCGACCTGCCGCAACGTCTCTACCAGGGCGTGGCCAGCCAATTCGGCAGCCGCACTGAGCTGGTCGCCGAGAACGAAAAACTCAAGACTGAAAACCTGCTGTTGCAGGGGCGCATGCAAAAGCTGGCGGCCCTCACCGAGCAGAACGTTCGGCTGCGTGAGTTGCTCAATTCCTCCGCACTGGTCAACGAGAAGGTGGAAGTGGCCGAGTTGATCGGCATGGACCCTAACCCGTTTACCCACCGCATCATCATCAACAAAGGTGAGCGCGACGGTGTGGTCCTCGGCCAGCCGGTGCTTGATGCCCGTGGCCTGATGGGTCAGGTGGTCGAGTTGATGCCCTACACCTCGCGTGTATTGTTGTTGACGGACACGACTCACAGCATCCCCGTGCAGGTGAACCGTAACGGCTTGCGCGCCATTGCCAGCGGCACCGGTAACCCGGAGCGTCTGGAGTTGCGTCATGTGGCGGACACTGCCGACATCAAGGAAGGCGACCTGCTGGTCAGCTCCGGCTTGGGCCAGCGCTTCCCGGCGGGTTACCCAGTGGCGACGGTCAAGGAAGTGATCCACGATTCCGGCCAGCCCTTCGCCATTGTACGTGCCGTGCCGACTGCCGCCTTGAACCGCAGCCGTTACCTGCTGCTGGTCTTCAGCGACAACCGCACGCCGGAAGAGCGTGCCAACGACGCCGCTCAGGCGCAGGAAGCGGAAGACAAGCAGAACGGCGCTGCGCCGACCATTCCTGCCACGGTGCCAAAACCTGCGTTCGTGGGGCCGCCAGCCCCTGTGGCCGCCGCGGCAGCGCCAGTGGCAACGCCAGTCAAACCTGCGGCCCACAACGCTCGCCCGGCCAAACCGGCTGCGGCCAAGCCACCCGCGACGACGCCAACTGCTGCAACTCCGGCGGTTAAACCGCCTGCTGCTACCACCCCGGCAGCCCGGCCAGCGGCCGCAGCCCCGGCCACCACACGGCAGAGGGAGGAATAATGGCCGGTACTCATTCGCACAATGGCTGGATCGTCTGGCTGACCTTCGCCGTCGGCCTGCTGCTCAGCGTTTCGCCGTTACCGCAATTCATGGAAGTCCTGCGTCCTTTATGGCTGGCCCTGCTGCTGGCGTTCTGGTCGCTGACCTTGCCGCATAAAGTCGGAATGGTCACCGCAATGTGCCTGGGCTTGGCGGAAGATGTGCTCTATGGCACTTTGCTCGGTCAGAATGCGTTGATCCTGACCCTGATTACTTTTCTGGTGCTGTCGTTGCAGCAGCGCTTGCGCATGTTCCCGATGTGGCAGCAGTGCCTGGTGATCCTGGTGATCTTCGGCCTGGCGCAGTTGGTGCAACTGTGGCTCAGCGCCTTGACCGGTAACCGCCAGCCAACCCTGGCGTTGGTGCTGCCTGCGCTGGTCAGTGCATTGCTGTGGCCATGGGTCAGTTTTGGTCTGCGTGGGTTACTTCGTCGCTATAAAATCAATTGAATGGATTGCGAGGCTCTGCCTGGTTATCGAACCCTACAGGGAGAGTCTGCAATGAATTTGCTTTATCTGGCCTCGGGTTCCCCAAGGCGGCGTGAATTGCTGACCCAGATCGGTGTGCCCTTCACCGTGGTCAGCGCCGCCATTGATGAAACGCCTCTTACAAACGAATCTGCTGTTGCCTACGTCGAGCGCCTTGCGCGCGGCAAGGCCACGGCGGGTTTTGCTGCGCTTGAAAAAACGGCGGGCGCCTGCGTTTTAGGCGCCGACACGGCTGTGATCGTGGAGGGTCATATCCTCGGCAAACCGATGGATCAAGCGGATGCCTTGGCCATGTTGATGGCTTTGGCAGGGCGTGAACATGAAGTGCTCACGGCCATTGCGCTCACCGACGGCGAGCGCTGCGAAACCCGATGTGTAAGCAGTCGCGTACTGTTTCGCGGGATTTCTGTCGAGGAGGCTACGACCTACTGGCACAGTGGCGAACCTCAGGACAAAGCTGGCGGCTATGCTATCCAAGGGCTCGGGTCGGTGTTTGTCGCCGGGCTCAATGGCAGTTACTCCGCCGTGGTTGGCCTGCCGGTGTGCGAAACCGCGCAACTGCTCGAGCAATTCGGCATACCCTGTTGGCAAAACCTTACCGCGCGCTGAACGCCTTACTTGCGCGCCAAGCCTTAAGCGATCGGTCACTATTGTGAAAACGCCTGAACGAGACCCAGCCATGAGTGAAGAGATTCTGATCAATATCACGCCGATGGAATCGCGCGTGGCGGTGGTAGAGAACGGTGTTCTGCAAGAAGTGCACGTCGAGCGCACGCAGAAGCGCGGCATTGTCGGCAATATTTATAAAGGCAAAGTGGTGCGCGTGTTGCCGGGGATGCAGGCTGCATTCGTCGATATCGGCCTGGACCGCGCCGCGTTCATCCATGCTTCGGAAATCTCCCTGCGCGAAGGCCCTGCGGTCGAAAGCATCAGTGCGTTGGTGCACGAAGGGCAGAGCCTGGTGGTGCAAGTCACCAAGGACCCCATCGGTTCCAAGGGCGCGCGGTTGACGACTCAGTTGTCGATTCCTTCGCGTTACCTGGTGTACATGCCGCGTACTGCTCACGTCGGCATTTCCTTGAAGATCGAAGACGAAGCCGAGCGCGAGCGCCTGAAAAAGGTGGTCAGCGACTGCGTGGCTGCCGAGGGCATCAAGGAAGCGGGTGGCTTCATCCTGCGCACCGCCGCAGAAGGCGCCGGCGCCGATGAAATCCTCATGGACATCCGTTACCTGCGACGCCTCTGGGATCAGATCGGCGCGCAGATCAAAACCATCGGCGCACCCAGCGTCATCTATGAAGACTTGGGCCTGGCCCTGCGCACCCTGCGCGATCTGGTCAGCCCGAAGATCGAGAAAATTCGCATCGACTCGCGGGAAACCTTCCAGCGCACCACGCAGTTTGTCGCCGAACTGATGCCTGAAATTGCCGATCGCCTGGAACATTACCCTGGTGAACGGCCGATTTTTGACCTGTATGGCGTCGAAGACGAAATCCAGAAAGCCTTGGAACGCAAGGTGCCGCTCAAGTCCGGCGGCTATCTGGTGGTGGACCCGGCGGAAGCCATGACCACCATCGACGTCAACACCGGTGCGTTCGTGGGGCATCGCAACCTTGAAGAGACCATCTTCAAGACCAACCTCGAAGCGGCTACCGCGATTGCCCGCCAGATGCGCCTGCGCAACCTGGGCGGCATCATCATCATCGACTTCATCGACATGGAAGACGAAGAGCATCAGCGTCAGGTGCTGCGTACCCTCGAGAAGCAGCTGGAGCGCGATCACGCCAAGACCAATATCATCGGCATCACCGAGCTTGGCCTGGTGCAGATGACCCGCAAGCGTACCCGCGAAAGCCTCGAACAAGTGCTCTGCGAGCCTTGCAGCAGCTGCCAGGGGCGGGGCAAGTTGAAGACCCCAGAAACGGTTTGCTACGAGATTTTCCGCGAAATCTTACGGGAGGCGCGTGCCTATCAGGCCGAAGGTTATAGAGTGCTCGCCAACCAGAAAGTGGTCGATCGGTTGCTGGACGAGGAGTCT contains the following coding sequences:
- the mreD gene encoding rod shape-determining protein MreD, which translates into the protein MAGTHSHNGWIVWLTFAVGLLLSVSPLPQFMEVLRPLWLALLLAFWSLTLPHKVGMVTAMCLGLAEDVLYGTLLGQNALILTLITFLVLSLQQRLRMFPMWQQCLVILVIFGLAQLVQLWLSALTGNRQPTLALVLPALVSALLWPWVSFGLRGLLRRYKIN
- a CDS encoding Maf family protein yields the protein MNLLYLASGSPRRRELLTQIGVPFTVVSAAIDETPLTNESAVAYVERLARGKATAGFAALEKTAGACVLGADTAVIVEGHILGKPMDQADALAMLMALAGREHEVLTAIALTDGERCETRCVSSRVLFRGISVEEATTYWHSGEPQDKAGGYAIQGLGSVFVAGLNGSYSAVVGLPVCETAQLLEQFGIPCWQNLTAR
- the rng gene encoding ribonuclease G, which translates into the protein MSEEILINITPMESRVAVVENGVLQEVHVERTQKRGIVGNIYKGKVVRVLPGMQAAFVDIGLDRAAFIHASEISLREGPAVESISALVHEGQSLVVQVTKDPIGSKGARLTTQLSIPSRYLVYMPRTAHVGISLKIEDEAERERLKKVVSDCVAAEGIKEAGGFILRTAAEGAGADEILMDIRYLRRLWDQIGAQIKTIGAPSVIYEDLGLALRTLRDLVSPKIEKIRIDSRETFQRTTQFVAELMPEIADRLEHYPGERPIFDLYGVEDEIQKALERKVPLKSGGYLVVDPAEAMTTIDVNTGAFVGHRNLEETIFKTNLEAATAIARQMRLRNLGGIIIIDFIDMEDEEHQRQVLRTLEKQLERDHAKTNIIGITELGLVQMTRKRTRESLEQVLCEPCSSCQGRGKLKTPETVCYEIFREILREARAYQAEGYRVLANQKVVDRLLDEESGNVAELEGFIGRTIRFQVETMYSQEQYDVVLL